The following nucleotide sequence is from Podospora bellae-mahoneyi strain CBS 112042 chromosome 1 map unlocalized CBS112042p_1, whole genome shotgun sequence.
CCTGCCGAACGAAAGAACACTTAACGgttgcagcagcaggggcATGGCTGCTACCACCTCGCGTCATCGTCATGGCCCGGCCGTATAACtatggcggcggcagctaCAAGCCAAAGCAGCAATCCACTAACAGCTGGAATCAGCACGCCTACGGCTACTCGTCCAATTTCTTCAGTGGGGATGGTTCCAGCAATAAtggcaacaacacctccctcgtCGAGGACTTTGTGGCCTTTGTGAAAAAGGCCCTCCGGGCTCTGGTCAAGTTCTGGCGCGAACGTGGCCGGCGGATGGTGGTTACGGCGATTTATAATACGGTGCACCAAATAAAGAGGAATTTGACATATAATCGGATACTCAGCGTTCCGCATTTGCTGGTTGGGTTCTGGGTTGTGCTGTTGCTTTGGGGGGAGAGATGGACTTTCCATTCCATGGTGGAAAACTGCGCGTGGGAGAATTGGGAGAACTGGGTATGTTTTTCCCTTTTGCTACTTCTGGCAGGCAGGGTGGCATGTGTGCTAACCATGACAACAGCCCGCCGGCGCCCAACCCCACCGCGTAGCCCTCGTTGCCGACCCCCAGCTCATCGATCCTCATTCCTACCCTGGCCGACCATGGCCAATACAAGCCCTGACGATTAAGTTGACGGACAACTACATGAAGCGTGGGTATGGTCAGCTCCAGGAGCAGCTCGACCCCGACagcgtcttcttcctcggtgACCTCTTTGACGGCGGCAGAGAATGGAAGACGGCCCACGGCGACTTTAGAGACCCCTCGTGGGGACCACACCCGAAATCGGAACAGAAATACCTAAAGAGCTGGAACAAACACTATGGGGAGTTTTACTGGCTGAAGGAGTATGGCCGGTTTGGGGAGATATTCATCAAGCCGTGGATCAAGTCCGGGATGGAATCCGGCAAGGAACACAAGCGCAGGAAGTTCGTCACGAGCTTACCAGGAAATCACGACTTGGGGTTTGGGGCGGAGATCAAAGTCCCCGTGAGGAACCGATTCGAGACGTACTTTGGGGAAGGGAACAGAGTGGATGTTGTGGGGAATCACACGTTTGTTTCGGTCGACTCGGTGTCGATGAGTGCGGAAGCGTCGCCCGAGGCGGCGAGACATGACCTCAAGCCGATTTACATGCCTACCAAGATCTTTCTGGATAGGCTGCAATGGCTGAAGCCGATCgcggtggagaaggagctgaggatgatgagaggggAGGTGCCGGAGGTGCAGTTTAAGCacaagattgaggaggtggataaGGCGAATTTCAAAGACAAGCCCAGTCTTGGTACTGAAAATACGCCGGAGCTGCCGACGATTCTGCTGAGCCATGTCCCGCTTTATCGACCGCCTGGGACGCCCTGCGGCCCGCTGAGGGAGAGACACCCCCCTGCGAAACCACCAAAGGGACAGAcggggccggtggtgccTGATCATGGGAACGCCATTTCTGTTTCCAGGGGGTATCAGTATCAGAACGTGCTTGACGAGCAGCAGTCGATTAGTCTGTTGAAGAAGGTTGGCAATGTGGTTCACGCCTTTTCGGGGGATGATCATGACTATTGCGAGCTGGTGCACTCTGAGGAGCAGCGGAGGGTTAAGGAGATCACGGTGAAGAGTATCAGCATGGCGATGGGGGTGAATAAACCGGGGTTTGTCCTGGTTAGTCTGTGGAACCCACTGGACAGCGGGGGGAAGCCGCTTAATCCGGATCAGAAGCAGACGCTGCAGACGCACTTGTGCATTTTGCCTAGTCAGTTGAGCACGTATATTCGCTACGTGGGGTTTGCGATCATTTCGGTTAtcattttggtggtgagggcgtTCTTGGTGCCGGTTTTGAAGCTCACGCCTTTTGCGCTGGAGCCGGAGGTACAGGGGGTGCAGTATAGGGGGAGTGCACTGCTGCCTGTGTTCAAGGCAAAGGTAGAGGATTATGATGAGTATGGGTTTCCTTCTAGTGGGTTGGGGTCTTCGAGAagtggtggggggaaggggagggataggAGTGGTTCGAGTGTTGGTGGACATGGACATAGCAGGGAGAAGAGCAAGGGGAAGTGGAGGGGGCAGCCGAGGATAGAGATTAGGAGCgatgagagggaggaggaggagaagtggaggccgaaggggagggggatgggttATAACAAGGGAAAGGATACGGTtgcgacggtggtggtgagggagatgtgGACTACGATTTGGAGGGCGACGtggatggttttggtgtggtttgggtggttgaACTGGTAGGGGGTAATGTATATTTTCTggggggggcggcggagggagaggagagctTTTGTATAAATTGAACACAGGAGGTGAAGCAGAAAGAGGGGGGCATATATGTATGGGTTTGTGATTTTGAAgtgatatatatatattggTGTCTGGATAGCATATTTTATGGATGGCATGGTGGTTTTGTCAACAGTGCGGCTCAGTGGTGTTCGGCTGCTGTTACCTCTTCTGCTACCGGTGCTTACCCTGGGATCTAAGAGAGATTTGACCCTAGATCTCATGACCtgacttgatgatgatgatgagcaacGCGCGGGCAGGCATCCAATTGGCACTTTgtgcgagggtggagaggtgtaGGTTACATGCTTGCGAAACAGACGCcttggaagggggagacgcGGTCGAATTGCACCGTCACGCTCTCAGCGCGTCAAGTTCGCAACCGCGTTTAAAGTGGTTTTGTAGGTTGCAGGGGTGCACGATTGGGCGGTTGGCTGAGGGGGAGCTGCCAATGAGAATTCAGCCCTGTCGTGTGACGAGACAACGGGTGCATTTTTTTGCTGCAGGCACGCAGGAGGGAGCCGAGAGGGGGAGACGTGACGTGACGTGACGAAGGTGGAATGATAATGGGATTGTCTTGATATGGGGGGGTTATGACGAGTTGATGTAGTGGGAGAGAGGGTTCAATTGGATAAGATACAAGCATAAAAACCGGGCTGGAAGTTCATGATTTCAAGAATTTCAAGATTTGGAAACTGCCCTGGACCCGACCCCGATCCCTGGCACCCACGTGACGTTTTAATTGATATAAGTTTTTGACGCCAGAAGACCGCGTCTTTTCGCGTATCACACTGCGAGGGAAAAATacaaaaaaagaggaagcaCTTAACTTAAATGGGGATGATCCAACGAGGATACCCCATTGTTCAGCCAGCCATCTGCATTTTTGAACTTGTCCTGATTTGTATAGTATTCCTTGTTGGCAAGGGCTGgcaggcagcagcaggattTCCTTCCTGGGAGCGAGCGCGGCTGTTTGaccctttttttgttgaaaGGGTGATTAATCAATCGGCTGCGCCTGGGACAACAACAGCTTGGACCTCCTCTTTgcgacctcctccttgaccttgtctTGTATCCAGCAGTGTTTGCTTGGTGTTTGGCGTGAAAGATAAACAATCCAATCGCAgcttccttcctctttttttcttcagaTTTCTCCACACAGCTTACACCGACTTTGAGCTTGTCTGTGCCTTCGTTGTCTTGTCAACGACGGCCCtttttctccctctctcactcttcgactttgacgttttttttctttttcacttTGACCTTTTGATCTCGACTTTGCGT
It contains:
- a CDS encoding uncharacterized protein (EggNog:ENOG503NYM7; COG:L), coding for MARPYNYGGGSYKPKQQSTNSWNQHAYGYSSNFFSGDGSSNNGNNTSLVEDFVAFVKKALRALVKFWRERGRRMVVTAIYNTVHQIKRNLTYNRILSVPHLLVGFWVVLLLWGERWTFHSMVENCAWENWENWPAGAQPHRVALVADPQLIDPHSYPGRPWPIQALTIKLTDNYMKRGYGQLQEQLDPDSVFFLGDLFDGGREWKTAHGDFRDPSWGPHPKSEQKYLKSWNKHYGEFYWLKEYGRFGEIFIKPWIKSGMESGKEHKRRKFVTSLPGNHDLGFGAEIKVPVRNRFETYFGEGNRVDVVGNHTFVSVDSVSMSAEASPEAARHDLKPIYMPTKIFLDRLQWLKPIAVEKELRMMRGEVPEVQFKHKIEEVDKANFKDKPSLGTENTPELPTILLSHVPLYRPPGTPCGPLRERHPPAKPPKGQTGPVVPDHGNAISVSRGYQYQNVLDEQQSISLLKKVGNVVHAFSGDDHDYCELVHSEEQRRVKEITVKSISMAMGVNKPGFVLVSLWNPLDSGGKPLNPDQKQTLQTHLCILPSQLSTYIRYVGFAIISVIILVVRAFLVPVLKLTPFALEPEVQGVQYRGSALLPVFKAKVEDYDEYGFPSSGLGSSRSGGGKGRDRSGSSVGGHGHSREKSKGKWRGQPRIEIRSDEREEEEKWRPKGRGMGYNKGKDTVATVVVREMWTTIWRATWMVLVWFGWLNW